The sequence below is a genomic window from Mycobacterium spongiae.
ATCACCACGCCGGCGTCAGCCCAAGTGCCGTCGCGGCGGCTACCGGGCTGCAGCGCACTAACCTGAGCAGGGCGCTGCGCGGACTCGAGGCCAAGGGCATGGTCGAGCGGACCGCCGACCCGACCGACAACCGCCAGGCGCTGCTGACGGGCACCCCGAAAGCCGCCGAGAACCTCACCCGGGTGCGGGCGGCCTGGGCGCGCCTGCTCGGAAACGCGCTCGAAGCGTCCGGCCAAGAGCACGACATCGCGTCCGCTCTGGGACTCCTCCGCGCACTTGAACGCGGCCTTTACCGGTGACATGGGTCAGGGCCAAACCCTCACAGTCACCGCGGAGGACACCGGCACCCGCCAGCATTGGCTAGCGGGACCGATCACTGTCACGCCGTCTCGGATCACCGCCACCGCGCGGCGCACGTGGCCCCGCCCAATCAACTGTTCGCACGTCATGATCAGCCGCATGACTGTCGTGGTGGACAGTGGTGCAAGCCTGGATCCGAAGGCGGGGGACGTACTCGCGCGTCTCGGAGTTAGCGTATGCAGCAGACCACGCGGCCAGCCTGCTGCATCGACGGCGGAGCAGTCGCATGGGGACCGATTGTGGTGCCTGGGACGGTCAGGCGGTTTCGTCGAGGGAAAGCCCTAAGGCGCCTGACGTACGAACCGAGACTTTCGCCGCCAAGGCTCTTGGCCTTGCTCGCTAGAGGGGTGACAAGTACTGGGCAACCGTGTAATCCGGCCTAGTTGACTGGTGACCCAGCCATATTCGATTCCGTCGTATTCCCTTGGAAAGCCTCCGAACGTCCGTGATTCATCAGATGAAAACGGCGGAGTCTACTGGTAACCCTGCATATTCGACTCCTGCATATTCCTCCACTGCCGGGAGATGACAGGCAGCGGCCTAACGGCCAACCCAGATCATTCCGCTATGTCGCGGATCATCAACCACGAATCCTTCACCGGATAGCTCAACACCAAACCGCGTATCAGCGGCGTGAGCCTCAGACACCAGTCTTTTCCACTTGTCAACGGCGCTGAATCCCAAACCGATGAGGACATCCAGCGGCACGGGATGCGGCACCGCGGGGTCGGCACCGAGATCGGAACGCCCCGGGTCTGCAGCCGTCATTACAGCCGACACAGGTCCGCACCACAGGGACGGCGGGCGGAAAGTCTTGCAACGCGGCTGAAAACGATGGGAGGAGCAGTGGCCAACTGTCCGGTCCTAGCTGGGCTGGCGGTCACTTCCAGGGCAGCGCCAGGAACGTTGAGATTCGGAAACGCTGTTGCGTATCAGTAAAGTTGGCGGTTCCGAGCGAACGTCCGACTG
It includes:
- a CDS encoding MarR family winged helix-turn-helix transcriptional regulator, whose translation is MQPSHQQHDRYDARLADLADLVLTLGRAVRTQAAGDSSLVELSLTEVTVMHYIDHHAGVSPSAVAAATGLQRTNLSRALRGLEAKGMVERTADPTDNRQALLTGTPKAAENLTRVRAAWARLLGNALEASGQEHDIASALGLLRALERGLYR